From one Streptomyces mobaraensis genomic stretch:
- a CDS encoding GNAT family N-acetyltransferase, with amino-acid sequence MDDIVVGPLDLAARVDDALAVQAVAFGLTAEEVGVRRHIVLRHLTSPGARALGATTPGGRLVGFVYGMPNDRGHWWSTVVEPYLRATGTEEWLDDAFVITELHVHPAFQNRRIGRALITALTADAAEPRSILSAIDVESPARALYRKLGYRDLARQVVFPSAVSPYVVMGAELPLLG; translated from the coding sequence ATGGATGACATCGTGGTCGGCCCGCTGGACCTCGCCGCGCGGGTCGACGACGCGCTGGCCGTGCAGGCCGTGGCCTTCGGACTCACCGCCGAGGAGGTCGGCGTCCGGCGCCACATCGTGCTCCGCCACCTCACCAGCCCCGGCGCCCGCGCCCTCGGCGCGACGACACCGGGCGGCCGGCTCGTCGGCTTCGTCTACGGCATGCCCAACGACCGCGGGCACTGGTGGTCCACCGTCGTCGAGCCGTACCTGCGGGCCACGGGGACGGAGGAGTGGCTGGACGACGCCTTCGTCATCACCGAACTGCACGTCCACCCCGCCTTCCAGAACCGGCGGATCGGCCGGGCGCTCATCACCGCGCTCACGGCGGACGCGGCGGAACCGCGCTCGATCCTCTCCGCCATCGACGTCGAGAGCCCGGCCCGCGCGCTCTACCGCAAGCTCGGCTACCGGGACCTGGCCCGGCAGGTGGTCTTCCCCAGCGCCGTCAGCCCGTACGTGGTGATGGGCGCGGAACTGCCGCTGCTCGGCTGA
- a CDS encoding GNAT family N-acetyltransferase has translation MLTTTTTKVLEPGDLDAALAVLDRDPVANAFVAARVQVAGLDPWRLGGEMWGWYVLGRLEALCYAGANLVPICAGPEAVRAFADRARRAGRRCSSIVGPAESTAALWSLLEPHWGPAREVRAHQPLMVTRSMPADVDPDPLVRRVRKDEMELILPACVAMFTEEVGVSPLAGDGGLLYQARVAELVGSGRSFARIEDGKVVFKAEIGAATARACQIQGVWVAPEHRGRGLSVTGMAAVLDHALREVAPVVSLYVNDYNAAARAAYRRVGFRETGAFMSVLF, from the coding sequence GTGTTGACGACGACCACGACCAAGGTCCTGGAACCCGGCGACCTCGACGCCGCCCTCGCGGTACTCGACCGCGACCCCGTCGCCAACGCCTTCGTCGCCGCCCGCGTGCAGGTCGCCGGCCTCGACCCCTGGCGGCTCGGCGGCGAGATGTGGGGCTGGTACGTCCTCGGGCGCTTGGAGGCGCTCTGCTACGCCGGCGCCAACCTCGTCCCCATCTGCGCCGGGCCCGAGGCCGTCCGCGCTTTCGCCGACCGCGCCCGCCGGGCCGGCCGCCGCTGCTCCTCCATCGTCGGCCCCGCCGAGTCCACCGCCGCCCTCTGGTCGCTGCTGGAGCCGCACTGGGGCCCGGCCCGTGAGGTCCGCGCCCACCAGCCGCTCATGGTCACCCGCTCGATGCCCGCCGACGTCGACCCCGACCCGCTGGTCCGCCGCGTCCGCAAGGACGAGATGGAGCTGATCCTCCCGGCCTGCGTCGCCATGTTCACCGAGGAGGTCGGCGTCTCACCGCTGGCCGGCGACGGCGGGCTCCTCTACCAGGCGCGCGTGGCCGAACTGGTGGGCTCCGGCCGCTCGTTCGCTCGGATAGAGGACGGCAAGGTCGTCTTCAAGGCCGAGATCGGCGCCGCCACCGCCCGCGCCTGCCAGATCCAGGGCGTCTGGGTCGCCCCCGAACACCGGGGCCGCGGGCTGTCCGTGACCGGCATGGCCGCCGTCCTGGACCACGCCCTCCGCGAGGTCGCCCCGGTGGTCAGCCTCTACGTCAACGACTACAACGCCGCCGCGCGCGCCGCCTACCGCCGGGTCGGCTTCCGGGAGACCGGCGCCTTCATGAGCGTCCTCTTCTGA
- a CDS encoding aminoglycoside phosphotransferase family protein, producing the protein MGHANDRLEPPERLVHALGSDPDPARAEAARHWLAGLPATAREWLDRWELTPERVQAPGGRTGLVVLAHRSDGTPAALKLLPPGDAAAAEHAALEHWGGLGAVRVLAAAPEAGALLLERLHPDVGLRSLAEAKAQLEASATLQRLWVAPPGGTAVPSVAGHTAGLADALRARRDESWAADARPLVDEALELRDALAPGPDGEPPSLLHGAYHQGKVLAGERLPWLAVGPRPLTGERAYDLARMVRDRADTLLASPGAPAILRRRAARLADALEVDAERLRGWTLFRAVADGVRERAAGNPKAAELLLEFAALL; encoded by the coding sequence ATGGGCCATGCGAACGACCGCCTCGAACCGCCGGAACGGCTGGTTCACGCCCTGGGCTCCGACCCCGACCCCGCCCGCGCGGAGGCCGCCCGCCACTGGCTGGCCGGGCTCCCGGCGACGGCCCGGGAGTGGCTGGACCGCTGGGAGCTGACACCCGAACGGGTGCAGGCGCCGGGCGGGCGGACGGGCCTGGTGGTCCTGGCGCACCGGTCCGACGGCACCCCGGCGGCGCTCAAGCTCCTGCCGCCCGGCGACGCGGCGGCGGCCGAGCACGCCGCGCTGGAGCACTGGGGCGGGCTGGGCGCGGTCCGGGTCCTGGCGGCCGCCCCGGAGGCGGGCGCGCTGCTGCTGGAGCGGCTGCACCCGGACGTCGGCCTGCGCTCGCTCGCGGAGGCCAAGGCGCAGTTGGAGGCGTCGGCGACGCTCCAGCGGCTGTGGGTCGCGCCGCCCGGCGGCACGGCGGTCCCCTCGGTGGCCGGCCACACGGCCGGCCTCGCCGACGCCCTGCGCGCCCGGCGGGACGAATCCTGGGCGGCGGACGCCCGGCCCCTCGTCGACGAGGCCCTGGAGCTGCGGGACGCGCTGGCACCGGGCCCGGACGGCGAGCCGCCGAGCCTGCTGCACGGCGCCTACCACCAGGGGAAGGTCCTGGCCGGCGAGCGGCTGCCCTGGCTGGCGGTGGGCCCCCGCCCGCTGACCGGCGAACGCGCCTACGACCTGGCCCGCATGGTCCGCGACCGCGCCGACACCCTCCTCGCCTCCCCCGGCGCCCCGGCGATCCTCCGCCGCCGCGCGGCCCGCCTCGCGGACGCCCTGGAGGTGGACGCGGAACGGCTGCGCGGCTGGACCCTGTTCCGCGCGGTGGCGGACGGGGTACGGGAGCGGGCGGCCGGCAACCCGAAGGCGGCCGAACTCCTGCTGGAGTTCGCGGCGTTGCTGTAA
- a CDS encoding YlxR family protein, producing the protein MSGRTHARACPQRTCVGCRERAAKGDLLRIVLTEGACVPDPRGTLPGRGASVHPTLVCLDLAVRRRAFPRAFKSPGPLDTAELRRHIETIGR; encoded by the coding sequence GTGTCTGGCCGGACGCATGCCCGCGCATGCCCTCAGCGCACCTGTGTGGGGTGCCGGGAGCGAGCGGCCAAGGGCGATCTGTTGCGGATCGTGCTGACCGAGGGCGCCTGCGTCCCCGATCCGCGCGGTACGCTGCCCGGCCGGGGTGCCTCCGTGCACCCCACACTGGTCTGTCTCGACCTGGCGGTCCGCCGCCGGGCGTTCCCCCGGGCCTTCAAAAGCCCGGGACCGCTGGACACCGCGGAACTGCGCCGTCACATCGAGACGATCGGGCGGTAA
- a CDS encoding ferritin-like domain-containing protein has product MTDPAVLTAAQAALAAEHAAVYGYGVVGARAGEERAQEAREAYEAHRARRDGIRRTVRDLGGAPAAADAAYALPFPVPDVSAAVRLAAELESRVAAVYADLVAAADGALRGEAAAALREAAVRGTRWRGGSVAFPGLVGRAPDGA; this is encoded by the coding sequence ATGACGGATCCGGCCGTGCTGACGGCGGCACAGGCGGCCCTGGCCGCCGAGCACGCGGCGGTCTACGGGTACGGGGTCGTCGGCGCGCGTGCCGGGGAGGAGCGGGCCCAGGAGGCCCGTGAGGCGTACGAGGCGCACCGCGCCCGGCGGGACGGGATACGGCGTACCGTCCGCGACCTGGGCGGCGCCCCGGCCGCCGCCGACGCCGCGTACGCGCTGCCGTTCCCGGTGCCCGACGTGTCCGCCGCGGTGCGGCTGGCGGCGGAGCTGGAGAGCCGGGTGGCGGCCGTCTACGCCGACCTGGTCGCGGCGGCGGACGGCGCGCTGCGCGGGGAGGCCGCGGCGGCGCTGCGCGAGGCGGCGGTGCGGGGAACGCGCTGGCGGGGCGGCAGCGTAGCCTTCCCTGGGCTCGTCGGCCGGGCCCCGGACGGCGCGTAG
- a CDS encoding DUF503 domain-containing protein, with amino-acid sequence MYVGTLSFDLLLGDVRSLKEKRSVVRPIVAELHRKYAVSVAEVGEQDLYRRATIGLAAVSGDMGHLTDLLDRCERWVAARPEVDLLSARRRFHGEHDD; translated from the coding sequence ATGTACGTAGGGACACTGTCCTTCGACCTCCTCCTCGGCGACGTGCGGTCGCTGAAGGAGAAGCGCTCCGTCGTCCGCCCGATCGTCGCCGAACTGCACCGCAAGTACGCGGTGAGCGTGGCGGAGGTCGGCGAGCAGGACCTCTACCGCAGGGCCACGATCGGCCTGGCGGCGGTCTCCGGCGACATGGGGCACCTCACGGACCTGTTGGACCGCTGCGAGCGCTGGGTCGCCGCACGTCCCGAAGTGGACCTGCTGTCCGCGCGGCGGCGGTTCCACGGCGAGCACGACGACTGA
- the rbfA gene encoding 30S ribosome-binding factor RbfA: MADNARAKKLADLIREVVAQKLQRGIKDPRLGSHVTITDTRVTGDLREATVFYTVYGDDEERAGAAAGLESAKGMLRSAVGKAAGIKFTPTLTFVPDALPENARTIEDLLDRARNLDAKVRQEASGKDFAGEADPYRKPGEDDNGDAEGGASA; encoded by the coding sequence GTGGCCGACAATGCGCGGGCTAAGAAGCTGGCGGACCTCATCCGGGAGGTGGTGGCCCAGAAGCTGCAGCGCGGCATCAAGGACCCGCGGCTCGGCAGCCACGTGACCATCACGGACACCCGGGTCACCGGCGACCTGCGGGAGGCTACGGTCTTCTACACGGTCTACGGCGACGACGAGGAGCGCGCCGGCGCGGCCGCCGGGCTGGAGAGCGCCAAGGGCATGCTCCGCTCCGCGGTCGGCAAGGCGGCGGGGATCAAGTTCACGCCGACCCTGACGTTCGTGCCGGACGCCCTGCCGGAGAACGCCCGGACCATCGAGGACCTCCTCGACCGGGCCCGCAACCTGGACGCCAAGGTGCGCCAGGAGGCCTCGGGCAAGGACTTCGCCGGCGAGGCGGACCCGTACCGCAAGCCGGGCGAGGACGACAACGGGGACGCCGAGGGCGGCGCCTCCGCATGA
- the infB gene encoding translation initiation factor IF-2 — protein MAKVRVYELAKEFGVESKVVMAKLQELGEFVRSASSTIEAPVVRKLTDALQGPGGNAGKSAAKPAAPRKAAPAKPGAPTPGAPRPAAPAPKPAAAPTTPSTPKPAGGAPTPGPRPGPKPAPAKPAPVTPVPAAEFSAPAPAQPAAPQQPGAPRPGAPGPRPGARPGPAGQQRDGGQGQRAPRPGQGGARPGGRPAGPRPGNNPFTSGGSTGMARPQAPRPQAPRPGGGPAGPGGAPRPQGGPGGAPRPQGQGAPRPTPGGMPRPQAPGGAPRPGPAGNRPNPGMMPQRPAAGPRPGPGGGRGPGGGAGRPGGGARPGFAGRPAGPGGGGRPGGGGGFAGRPGGGGPGGGGGFGGGRPGFGGRPGGPGARGGTQGAFGRPGGPARRGRKSKRQRRQEYEAMQAPSVGGVMLPRGNGETIRLSRGASLTDFAEKIGANPASLVAVMMNLGEMVTATQSVSDETLQLLGGEMNYTVQIVSPEEEDRELLESFDIEFGENEGGEEMLVARPPVVTVMGHVDHGKTRLLDAIRKTNVVAGEAGGITQHIGAYQVATEVNDEERKITFIDTPGHEAFTAMRARGAKSTDIAILVVAANDGVMPQTIEALNHAKAADVPIVVAVNKIDVEGADPTKVRGQLTEFGLVAEEYGGDTMFVDISAKQGLNIDKLLEAVVLTADAALDLRANAEQDAQGIAIEAHLDRGRGAVATVLVQRGTLRVGDTMVAGDAYGRVRAMLDDKGQNVEEAGPSTPVLVLGLTNVPGAGDNFLVVDEDRTARQIAEKRAARERNAAFAKRTRRVSLEDLDKVLKAGLVQDLNIIIKGDASGSVEALESSLLQLDVGEEVEIRVLHRGVGAVTESDINLATGSDAIVIGFNVRAEGRATQMAEREGVDVRYYSVIYQAIEEIEAALKGMLKPEYEEVELGTAEIREIFRSSKLGNIAGVLIRSGEVKRNTKARLIRDGRVVAEDLTIVGLRRFKDDVTEIREGFEGGINLGNFNDIKIDDVIATYEMREKPRG, from the coding sequence GTGGCTAAGGTCCGGGTATACGAACTCGCCAAGGAGTTCGGAGTAGAGAGCAAGGTCGTCATGGCCAAGCTCCAAGAACTTGGTGAATTCGTCCGTTCGGCGTCCTCGACGATCGAGGCGCCGGTCGTCCGTAAACTGACTGACGCGCTGCAGGGGCCCGGCGGTAACGCCGGCAAGTCCGCTGCGAAGCCCGCGGCGCCGCGCAAGGCGGCCCCCGCGAAGCCGGGCGCGCCCACTCCGGGTGCCCCGCGCCCCGCCGCACCGGCCCCGAAGCCGGCCGCGGCCCCCACCACCCCCAGCACGCCCAAGCCCGCCGGTGGCGCCCCCACCCCGGGTCCCCGTCCGGGTCCGAAGCCGGCCCCGGCCAAGCCCGCCCCGGTCACCCCGGTGCCCGCCGCGGAGTTCTCCGCGCCGGCCCCGGCGCAGCCGGCCGCCCCGCAGCAGCCCGGCGCCCCGCGTCCGGGCGCTCCCGGCCCGCGCCCCGGCGCCCGTCCGGGCCCGGCGGGTCAGCAGCGTGACGGCGGCCAGGGCCAGCGTGCCCCCCGCCCGGGTCAGGGCGGTGCCCGTCCCGGCGGTCGTCCGGCCGGTCCCCGTCCGGGCAACAACCCCTTCACCTCCGGTGGCTCCACCGGCATGGCCCGCCCGCAGGCCCCGCGCCCGCAGGCACCCCGCCCCGGCGGCGGCCCGGCCGGCCCCGGCGGCGCCCCGCGCCCGCAGGGCGGTCCCGGTGGTGCCCCCCGTCCGCAGGGCCAGGGCGCGCCGCGTCCGACCCCCGGCGGCATGCCCCGTCCGCAGGCTCCCGGCGGCGCCCCGCGTCCCGGCCCGGCGGGCAACCGTCCGAACCCCGGCATGATGCCGCAGCGTCCCGCTGCCGGCCCGCGTCCGGGCCCCGGCGGCGGCCGCGGTCCCGGCGGCGGCGCCGGCCGTCCCGGCGGCGGTGCCCGTCCGGGCTTCGCCGGCCGTCCGGCCGGTCCCGGCGGCGGCGGTCGTCCCGGTGGCGGCGGCGGCTTCGCCGGCCGTCCCGGTGGCGGTGGCCCCGGTGGCGGCGGCGGCTTCGGCGGCGGTCGTCCCGGCTTCGGCGGTCGTCCCGGCGGTCCCGGTGCCCGTGGTGGCACGCAGGGTGCCTTCGGCCGTCCCGGCGGTCCGGCCCGTCGCGGCCGCAAGTCCAAGCGTCAGCGGCGCCAGGAGTACGAGGCCATGCAGGCCCCGTCCGTGGGCGGCGTGATGCTGCCGCGCGGCAACGGCGAGACCATTCGCCTGTCGCGTGGTGCCTCCCTCACCGACTTCGCGGAGAAGATCGGCGCCAACCCGGCGTCGCTCGTCGCCGTGATGATGAACCTCGGCGAGATGGTCACGGCCACGCAGTCCGTCTCCGACGAGACGCTGCAGCTCCTCGGCGGCGAGATGAACTACACGGTTCAGATCGTCAGCCCCGAGGAGGAGGACCGCGAGCTCCTCGAGTCGTTCGACATCGAGTTCGGTGAGAACGAGGGCGGCGAGGAGATGCTCGTCGCGCGTCCGCCGGTCGTGACCGTCATGGGTCACGTCGACCACGGTAAGACGCGACTCCTCGACGCGATCCGCAAGACCAACGTGGTCGCGGGCGAGGCCGGTGGCATCACCCAGCACATCGGTGCCTACCAGGTCGCGACCGAGGTCAACGACGAAGAGCGCAAGATCACCTTCATCGACACCCCGGGTCACGAGGCGTTCACCGCCATGCGTGCCCGTGGTGCCAAGTCGACCGACATCGCGATCCTCGTGGTGGCGGCCAACGACGGTGTCATGCCGCAGACGATCGAGGCCCTGAACCACGCCAAGGCGGCCGACGTGCCGATCGTGGTCGCGGTCAACAAGATCGACGTCGAGGGCGCGGACCCGACCAAGGTGCGCGGTCAGCTGACCGAGTTCGGCCTGGTGGCCGAGGAGTACGGCGGCGACACGATGTTCGTCGACATCTCCGCCAAGCAGGGTCTGAACATCGACAAGCTGCTCGAGGCCGTCGTCCTCACCGCCGACGCCGCGCTCGACCTGCGCGCCAACGCGGAGCAGGACGCGCAGGGCATCGCGATCGAGGCCCACCTCGACCGCGGCCGCGGCGCCGTGGCCACCGTCCTCGTCCAGCGCGGTACCCTCCGCGTCGGCGACACGATGGTCGCGGGCGACGCCTACGGCCGCGTGCGGGCCATGCTCGACGACAAGGGCCAGAACGTGGAGGAGGCGGGTCCGTCGACCCCGGTCCTCGTCCTCGGTCTGACCAACGTCCCGGGCGCCGGCGACAACTTCCTGGTTGTCGACGAGGACCGCACGGCCCGCCAGATCGCCGAGAAGCGCGCCGCGCGTGAGCGCAACGCCGCCTTCGCCAAGCGCACCCGCCGGGTGTCCCTCGAGGACCTCGACAAGGTGCTCAAGGCCGGTCTGGTGCAGGACCTCAACATCATCATCAAGGGCGACGCGTCCGGTTCGGTGGAGGCCCTCGAGTCCTCGCTGCTCCAGCTCGACGTCGGCGAAGAGGTCGAGATCCGCGTGCTGCACCGCGGTGTGGGTGCGGTCACCGAGTCGGACATCAACCTGGCGACCGGCTCCGACGCCATCGTCATCGGCTTCAACGTCCGCGCCGAGGGCCGTGCCACCCAGATGGCCGAGCGCGAGGGCGTCGACGTCCGGTACTACTCGGTCATCTACCAGGCGATCGAGGAGATCGAGGCGGCCCTGAAGGGCATGCTGAAGCCGGAGTACGAAGAGGTCGAGCTCGGTACGGCGGAGATCCGCGAGATCTTCCGCTCGTCCAAGCTGGGCAACATCGCGGGTGTCCTCATCCGCTCCGGCGAGGTCAAGCGCAACACCAAGGCGCGCCTCATCCGCGACGGCCGGGTCGTCGCGGAGGACCTCACCATCGTCGGTCTGCGTCGTTTCAAGGACGACGTCACCGAGATCCGCGAGGGCTTCGAGGGCGGTATCAACCTCGGAAACTTCAACGACATCAAGATCGACGACGTCATCGCGACGTACGAGATGCGCGAGAAGCCGCGAGGCTGA
- a CDS encoding proline--tRNA ligase — translation MSPVQRPLRLSQLMLRTLRDDPADAETPGHRLLVRAGYVRRSSAGVWTWLPLGKKVLDNVARVVREEMDAIGGQEVLLPALLPREPYEASGRWTEYGELLFRLRDRKGAEYLLGPTHEEVFTLTAKDQCASYKDLPVTLYQIQNKYRDEARPRSGVLRGREFLMKDAYSFDLDDEGLAESYRRHREAYLRIFERLGLDHRVVSAVSGAMGGSASEEFLAPADAGEDTFADCPDCGYAANTEAVTTAVGPADPTGHGPLEELDTPDTPTIDTLAALLDVPASAVLKNVLVKVDGEIVAIGVPGDREVDLGRVAERLAPAEVELVTADDFASHPDLVRGYVGPQKLPVPYWADPRVAPGTAWITGANRPGTHARNVVCGRDFTVDRYLDAVVVEPGDPCPRCGTGLRLGRAIEIGHIFQLGRKYADVFGFDVLGPEGKPVRVTMGCYGIGVSRAVAALAEQTHDGRGLCWSREIAPADVHIVVAGKAVQAELADALTARLSDAGVRVLLDDRAGVSAGVKFADAELLGVPTLLTVGRGAPDGRVELKDRRTGEREELSADAAVERIRALR, via the coding sequence ATGTCACCCGTACAGCGCCCCCTGCGTCTCTCCCAGCTGATGCTCAGAACCCTGCGCGACGACCCGGCCGACGCCGAGACGCCGGGCCACCGGCTGCTGGTCCGCGCCGGCTACGTCCGCCGGAGCTCCGCCGGGGTGTGGACGTGGCTGCCGCTCGGCAAGAAGGTGCTCGACAACGTCGCCCGGGTGGTGCGCGAGGAGATGGACGCCATCGGCGGCCAGGAGGTCCTGCTGCCCGCCCTGCTGCCCCGGGAGCCCTACGAGGCCAGCGGCCGCTGGACGGAGTACGGCGAACTCCTCTTCCGGCTCCGCGACCGCAAGGGTGCCGAGTACCTGCTCGGTCCCACGCACGAGGAGGTCTTCACCCTCACCGCCAAGGACCAGTGCGCGTCCTACAAGGATCTCCCGGTCACCCTCTACCAGATCCAGAACAAGTACCGGGACGAGGCCCGGCCGCGCTCCGGGGTGCTGCGCGGGCGCGAGTTCCTGATGAAGGACGCCTACTCCTTCGACCTCGACGACGAGGGGCTCGCGGAGTCCTACCGCCGCCACCGCGAGGCGTACCTGCGGATCTTCGAGCGCCTCGGGCTCGACCACCGCGTGGTCTCCGCCGTGTCCGGCGCCATGGGCGGCTCCGCCTCGGAGGAGTTCCTGGCCCCGGCCGACGCGGGGGAGGACACCTTCGCCGACTGCCCGGACTGCGGCTACGCCGCCAACACGGAGGCCGTCACCACGGCCGTCGGTCCCGCCGACCCCACCGGTCACGGGCCGCTGGAGGAACTGGACACCCCCGACACCCCCACCATCGACACCCTCGCCGCCCTCCTGGACGTGCCCGCCTCGGCGGTGCTCAAGAACGTCCTCGTCAAGGTCGACGGCGAGATCGTCGCCATCGGCGTACCCGGCGACCGCGAGGTCGACCTCGGCCGGGTCGCCGAACGGCTGGCCCCCGCCGAGGTGGAGCTCGTCACCGCCGACGACTTCGCCTCCCACCCCGACCTGGTGCGCGGCTACGTCGGCCCGCAGAAGCTGCCCGTCCCGTACTGGGCCGACCCCCGGGTGGCGCCCGGCACGGCCTGGATCACCGGCGCCAACCGGCCCGGCACCCACGCGCGGAACGTCGTCTGCGGCCGGGACTTCACCGTCGACCGGTACCTCGACGCCGTCGTCGTCGAACCCGGCGACCCCTGCCCGCGCTGCGGCACCGGCCTCCGGCTGGGACGGGCCATCGAGATCGGCCACATCTTCCAACTGGGCCGCAAATACGCGGACGTCTTCGGCTTCGACGTCCTCGGCCCCGAGGGCAAGCCGGTCCGCGTCACCATGGGGTGCTACGGCATCGGCGTCTCCCGCGCCGTCGCCGCCCTCGCCGAGCAGACCCACGACGGACGCGGCCTGTGCTGGTCCCGCGAGATCGCCCCCGCCGACGTCCACATCGTCGTCGCCGGCAAGGCCGTTCAGGCGGAACTGGCCGACGCCCTCACCGCCCGGCTGTCCGACGCGGGCGTCCGCGTCCTGCTCGACGACCGCGCGGGCGTCTCGGCGGGCGTCAAGTTCGCCGACGCCGAACTGCTCGGCGTCCCCACACTGCTGACGGTCGGCCGCGGCGCGCCGGACGGCCGGGTGGAGCTCAAGGACCGGCGCACGGGGGAGCGGGAGGAGCTGTCCGCGGACGCGGCGGTCGAGCGGATCCGGGCCCTGCGGTAG
- the rimP gene encoding ribosome maturation factor RimP has translation MSTTQSERLRELLAPLVSARELDLEEVDVTPAGKRRVLRIVVDSDDGVQLDECAELSREISAKLDESDVMGGAPYVLEVTSPGADRPLTEHRHYVRATGRLIKAQLTAGGELVARIIAVDDEGLDMEVPGVKGRKPTARRLAFDEIAKARVEIEFNRPSGAGAAQAEAETDENQEEA, from the coding sequence ATGAGCACCACCCAGAGCGAGCGGCTCCGCGAGCTGCTCGCCCCTCTCGTCAGCGCACGGGAGCTGGATCTGGAAGAGGTCGACGTGACGCCGGCCGGCAAACGGCGTGTGCTGCGCATCGTGGTGGATTCCGACGACGGCGTCCAGCTGGACGAGTGCGCCGAGCTGAGCCGGGAGATCTCGGCCAAGCTCGACGAGAGCGACGTCATGGGCGGCGCCCCGTACGTCCTGGAGGTCACCTCCCCCGGCGCCGACCGCCCCCTCACCGAGCACCGGCACTACGTCCGGGCCACCGGCCGGCTGATCAAGGCCCAGCTCACCGCGGGCGGTGAACTGGTCGCGCGGATCATCGCCGTGGACGACGAGGGACTGGACATGGAAGTGCCGGGCGTGAAGGGGCGCAAGCCCACCGCCCGGCGGCTCGCCTTCGACGAGATCGCGAAGGCCCGCGTGGAGATCGAGTTCAACCGACCGTCCGGTGCGGGGGCCGCCCAGGCCGAAGCGGAAACCGACGAGAATCAAGAGGAGGCGTAG
- the nusA gene encoding transcription termination factor NusA yields the protein MDIDMSALRGLVREKEISFDLLVEAIESALLIAYHRTEGSRRRARVELDRSSGHVTVWAKEDPQDLAEGEEPREFDDTPSGFGRIAATTAKQVILQRLRDAEDEITFGEFAGREGDVVAGVVQQGKDPKNVLVDIGKLEAILPVQEQVPGEDYTHGTRLRTYVVRVAKGVRGPSVTLSRTHPNLVKKLFAMEVPEIADGSVEIAAIAREAGHRTKIAVRSTRSGLNAKGACIGPMGGRVRAVMAELNGEKIDIVDWSDDPAELVAHALSPARVSKVEVVDLAARSARVTVPDYQLSLAIGKEGQNARLAARLTGWRIDIRPDTEQQDKPE from the coding sequence GTGGACATCGACATGAGTGCCCTGCGGGGCCTGGTGCGAGAGAAGGAGATCTCCTTCGACCTGCTGGTCGAGGCGATCGAGTCGGCCCTCCTCATCGCGTACCACCGCACCGAGGGAAGCCGCCGCCGGGCCCGTGTGGAGCTGGACCGGTCCAGCGGCCACGTCACGGTCTGGGCCAAGGAGGACCCGCAGGACCTCGCCGAGGGCGAGGAGCCGCGCGAGTTCGACGACACCCCGTCCGGCTTCGGCCGGATCGCCGCGACCACCGCCAAGCAGGTCATCCTCCAGCGTCTGCGCGACGCCGAGGACGAGATCACTTTCGGTGAGTTCGCGGGCCGGGAGGGCGACGTCGTCGCCGGTGTCGTCCAGCAGGGCAAGGACCCCAAGAACGTCCTGGTCGACATCGGCAAGCTGGAGGCCATCCTGCCGGTGCAGGAGCAGGTCCCCGGCGAGGACTACACGCACGGCACCCGGCTGCGCACCTATGTGGTGCGGGTGGCCAAGGGTGTCCGCGGCCCGTCCGTGACGCTCTCCCGGACCCACCCCAACCTGGTGAAGAAGCTCTTCGCCATGGAGGTCCCGGAGATCGCCGACGGTTCGGTGGAGATCGCGGCCATCGCCCGCGAGGCCGGCCACCGCACCAAGATCGCCGTCCGTTCGACCCGCTCCGGGCTGAACGCCAAGGGCGCCTGCATCGGCCCGATGGGCGGCCGCGTCCGCGCGGTGATGGCGGAGCTCAACGGCGAGAAGATCGACATCGTCGACTGGTCGGACGACCCGGCGGAGCTCGTGGCCCACGCGCTGTCGCCCGCCCGGGTGAGCAAGGTCGAGGTCGTGGACCTCGCCGCCCGCTCGGCCCGGGTGACCGTGCCGGACTACCAGCTGTCGCTCGCCATCGGCAAGGAGGGGCAGAACGCCCGCCTGGCCGCGCGGCTCACCGGCTGGCGGATCGACATCCGGCCGGACACCGAGCAGCAGGACAAGCCGGAGTAA